One Candidatus Devosia phytovorans genomic window carries:
- a CDS encoding response regulator has product MTSLRVLTVDDSRTILAMLHHTLSNAGFEVLQAEDGKQGLDVLKSQQVDVVITDINMPVMDGIEFIKHVRATGQHQSLPILILTTETSQDKRDQGKAAGGTGWIVKPFDPEKLISVIHRVVH; this is encoded by the coding sequence ATGACGAGCTTGCGGGTACTGACGGTGGACGATTCGAGGACGATCCTCGCGATGCTGCACCATACGCTGAGCAATGCGGGTTTCGAGGTGCTGCAGGCCGAGGACGGCAAGCAGGGCCTTGATGTGCTCAAGAGCCAGCAGGTCGATGTGGTGATCACCGACATCAATATGCCGGTGATGGATGGCATCGAATTCATCAAGCATGTGCGAGCCACGGGCCAGCACCAGAGCCTGCCGATTCTGATCTTGACCACGGAAACCAGCCAGGACAAGCGCGACCAGGGCAAGGCCGCTGGCGGTACGGGCTGGATCGTCAAGCCGTTCGATCCGGAAAAGCTGATCTCGGTCATCCACCGCGTCGTGCATTGA
- a CDS encoding chemotaxis protein CheA, giving the protein MSDLDDFKATYFDECSELLTEMEEQFAAIEAGERDADRLNAVFRAIHSVKGGAGAFGFSALVGFAHAYETLLDYVRDGRVEMTDDVVTLCIRANDIVADYVKAAQTGEALPADYGQEEKERFDALARGERADDDEGGEPMEEFDLEFVPVMVNIGGGEDAPDDAGFDLGDFGGVADELANSNDDLAEDAFDAPPLEAVPGQWEIHFTPHTALYARANDPLLLFRELAVLGEMQVRPVLTAMPSLAEFEPFAVYCSWEITLISESLTEAMIREVFEFVEGDCDIAVAQVGAAGAPEASAGVASATAKPAIEAEPDTSDLLALADDEVSDLLDFNLDTDVVAPPVAAAKAEVAVATPHADAIIKPAEDDTFEEAPGLSFAELAASIVPSPVAKPKPVVAAAPPKPAAPAASSDGEDHGSKASVGVQSIRVDLDKVDRVVNMVGELVITQSMLTQQMDETLRARYTELVRGLEVLAQTTRGLQDSVMAIRAQPVKSVFSRMPRLVRELATKTGKKIKLETIGENTEIDKTIIEQLSDPLTHMIRNSADHGLESVEKRLAIGKSDTGTIRLSAEQAGGNILIIVEDDGAGINRERVLQVARDKGIVAPDVNPTDEQIDQLIFAPGFSTASEVSDLSGRGVGMDVVLSNIKKIGGSVHVRSSTGKGTRMTLRLPLTLAVLDVMLVKVGVSPYVVPLSSIVETIQCSRASFERVPSGGQVLQVRGEYVQVIDLAKRFDLQNETESDNRFVVLCEAEGSAKVALIVDDIIGQQQVVIKSLEENFERVDGIAGGTILGDGNVALIVDVQGLKTTIVHKNAA; this is encoded by the coding sequence ATGAGCGATCTCGACGACTTCAAAGCCACCTATTTTGACGAATGTTCCGAACTGCTGACCGAAATGGAAGAGCAGTTCGCGGCCATCGAGGCTGGTGAGCGCGACGCAGACCGCCTCAATGCCGTGTTCCGCGCCATCCATTCGGTCAAGGGCGGTGCCGGTGCCTTCGGCTTTTCGGCACTGGTAGGCTTTGCCCATGCCTATGAGACGCTGCTCGACTATGTGCGCGACGGCCGGGTCGAGATGACCGATGACGTCGTGACGCTGTGTATCCGCGCCAATGACATTGTCGCTGACTACGTCAAGGCCGCCCAGACCGGCGAGGCCCTGCCGGCCGACTACGGCCAGGAAGAAAAAGAACGCTTCGACGCCCTGGCGCGCGGTGAACGCGCCGATGACGACGAAGGCGGCGAGCCGATGGAAGAATTCGATCTCGAATTCGTCCCCGTCATGGTCAATATCGGCGGTGGCGAGGATGCGCCGGATGATGCCGGTTTCGATCTTGGCGACTTTGGCGGCGTTGCAGACGAGCTTGCTAACAGCAATGACGATCTGGCAGAAGACGCGTTCGATGCGCCGCCGCTCGAAGCCGTGCCGGGCCAGTGGGAAATCCATTTCACTCCACATACGGCGCTCTATGCGCGGGCCAATGATCCGCTGCTGTTGTTCCGCGAGCTGGCGGTTCTGGGCGAAATGCAGGTTCGTCCGGTCCTGACCGCCATGCCTTCACTGGCAGAGTTTGAACCCTTCGCAGTCTATTGCTCTTGGGAGATCACGCTCATTTCGGAATCGCTGACCGAAGCGATGATCCGGGAAGTGTTCGAATTCGTCGAAGGCGACTGCGACATTGCGGTGGCCCAGGTTGGTGCCGCAGGCGCCCCTGAAGCAAGCGCTGGCGTTGCGTCGGCCACGGCCAAGCCGGCCATCGAAGCCGAGCCCGATACATCCGACCTCCTGGCTCTGGCCGATGACGAGGTCTCCGACCTGCTCGATTTCAATCTCGATACAGACGTGGTCGCGCCGCCGGTGGCGGCGGCCAAGGCCGAGGTGGCCGTTGCAACACCGCACGCGGACGCGATTATCAAACCGGCCGAAGACGATACATTCGAAGAGGCCCCGGGCCTCAGCTTTGCCGAGCTGGCCGCAAGCATCGTGCCGAGCCCGGTTGCCAAGCCAAAACCTGTCGTTGCCGCTGCGCCGCCGAAGCCGGCAGCACCTGCAGCCAGCAGCGATGGCGAGGATCACGGCAGCAAGGCCAGCGTCGGCGTTCAGTCGATCCGTGTCGATCTCGACAAGGTCGATCGCGTGGTCAATATGGTGGGCGAGCTGGTCATTACTCAGTCCATGCTGACCCAACAGATGGATGAGACGCTGCGCGCGCGCTATACCGAGCTGGTACGCGGCCTTGAGGTCCTGGCGCAGACGACGCGCGGCCTGCAGGATTCGGTGATGGCGATCCGCGCCCAGCCGGTCAAATCGGTGTTCTCCCGCATGCCGCGCCTGGTGCGCGAACTGGCAACCAAGACCGGCAAGAAGATCAAGCTCGAGACGATCGGCGAAAATACCGAAATCGACAAGACGATCATCGAGCAGCTTTCCGATCCACTGACCCACATGATCCGCAATTCGGCAGATCACGGTCTTGAAAGTGTCGAAAAGCGCCTGGCGATCGGCAAATCTGACACGGGCACGATCCGGCTTTCGGCGGAGCAGGCTGGTGGCAATATCCTGATCATCGTCGAGGACGATGGTGCGGGCATCAATCGCGAACGTGTGCTGCAGGTCGCGCGCGACAAGGGCATTGTGGCGCCGGACGTCAATCCGACGGACGAACAGATCGACCAGCTGATCTTTGCGCCAGGCTTTTCGACGGCCTCGGAGGTCAGTGACCTGTCGGGCCGTGGTGTGGGTATGGATGTGGTCCTGTCCAATATCAAGAAGATCGGCGGCTCGGTGCATGTCCGCTCGTCGACCGGCAAGGGTACGCGCATGACCCTGCGCCTGCCGCTGACGCTGGCGGTGCTCGATGTCATGCTGGTCAAGGTTGGGGTGTCGCCCTATGTGGTGCCGCTGAGCTCGATCGTTGAAACCATCCAGTGTTCGCGCGCCAGCTTCGAGCGGGTGCCGAGCGGCGGGCAGGTGCTGCAGGTGCGCGGCGAATATGTTCAGGTCATTGACCTCGCCAAGCGCTTTGACCTGCAGAATGAGACAGAGTCGGACAACCGCTTCGTCGTGCTGTGCGAGGCCGAGGGTTCGGCCAAGGTTGCGCTGATCGTCGATGACATCATTGGCCAGCAACAGGTGGTGATCAAATCGCTCGAAGAAAATTTCGAGCGCGTCGATGGTATTGCCGGCGGTACGATCCTGGGCGACGGCAATGTTGCGCTGATCGTTGACGTGCAGGGCCTCAAGACCACTATTGTCCACAAGAATGCGGCCTAG
- a CDS encoding chemotaxis protein CheW translates to MADKSAVAAQNSLQLIAFSIGEQTYGVEITTVREIRAWNGATPLPNTREFVRGVINLRGTIVPIFDLRARFGDGQTSPTKNHVVVVMSVGDKWVGILVDAVSDILTVSKDDIHNVPEGNSIDTELLNGIVTHESRMVGLIDLHAVVSGAKLDG, encoded by the coding sequence ATGGCCGACAAGTCCGCCGTCGCAGCCCAGAATTCACTGCAGTTGATCGCCTTCTCTATCGGCGAGCAGACATATGGTGTCGAGATCACCACCGTGCGCGAAATCCGCGCCTGGAATGGTGCGACCCCGCTGCCCAATACCCGAGAATTCGTGCGCGGTGTGATCAACCTGCGTGGTACGATCGTGCCGATCTTTGACCTGCGCGCCCGCTTTGGCGATGGCCAGACTTCGCCCACCAAAAACCACGTCGTGGTGGTGATGAGCGTGGGCGACAAGTGGGTCGGGATCCTGGTCGATGCCGTCAGCGACATCCTGACCGTGTCCAAGGACGACATCCACAATGTGCCCGAAGGCAATTCGATCGATACCGAATTGCTCAATGGCATCGTGACCCACGAGAGCCGGATGGTCGGTCTTATCGATCTGCATGCAGTTGTGAGCGGTGCCAAGCTCGACGGCTAG
- a CDS encoding VOC family protein: MLDHSGIVVTDLKSARRFYDAIAQALGLATTDNGPDSFLFGKSKEEPIPYLWIGTLRPSYWVEGSKAGINQMHVAFIAESKAMVDEFFRAAVAAGGKDHGKPGPREGAGDYYGAFVLDPDGNNIEACVRGAAAR; this comes from the coding sequence ATGCTCGACCATAGCGGAATTGTCGTCACTGATCTCAAAAGTGCCCGTCGCTTCTATGATGCCATCGCCCAGGCGCTTGGCCTGGCGACAACGGACAATGGTCCGGACTCCTTCCTCTTCGGCAAGAGCAAGGAAGAACCCATTCCTTATCTGTGGATCGGGACGCTGCGGCCCAGTTACTGGGTGGAAGGATCAAAGGCCGGCATCAATCAGATGCATGTCGCATTCATTGCCGAGAGCAAGGCTATGGTCGATGAGTTCTTCAGAGCGGCCGTTGCTGCCGGTGGCAAGGATCACGGAAAGCCCGGTCCGCGTGAAGGCGCCGGCGACTATTATGGTGCCTTTGTACTGGATCCGGACGGCAACAACATCGAGGCCTGCGTACGCGGAGCCGCAGCGCGTTAG
- a CDS encoding chemotaxis protein CheD (catalyzes the conversion of glutamine residues to glutamate on methyl-accepting chemotaxis receptors) → MGLPNSLPPEFDRGVVTTVHQGDCHVSADADLTYSTVLGSCISACVRDRVANLGGMNHFLLAEQSGSAKDRYGASARYGAFAMEQLINKVLSQGTGKKSNLEIKVFGGGKINSALDDVGRKNIDFLRQFLADEGYVAMSEDLGGTFARRVLFKPHSGRAFVKRLDSDVGANVAREEVAFASRRVVVPAPVDDIELF, encoded by the coding sequence ATGGGACTGCCGAATTCTCTACCACCCGAGTTTGATCGCGGGGTGGTCACCACCGTCCATCAGGGCGACTGCCACGTATCTGCCGATGCCGACCTCACCTATTCGACGGTCCTGGGCTCCTGCATCTCTGCCTGCGTACGCGACCGTGTCGCCAATCTTGGCGGCATGAATCATTTCCTGCTCGCCGAACAGTCCGGCTCCGCCAAGGATCGTTACGGCGCATCGGCCCGCTATGGCGCCTTTGCCATGGAACAGCTGATCAACAAGGTTCTCAGCCAGGGTACCGGCAAGAAATCCAACCTTGAGATCAAGGTGTTCGGCGGCGGCAAGATTAATTCCGCACTGGATGACGTGGGTCGCAAGAATATCGACTTCCTGCGCCAGTTTCTGGCCGACGAAGGTTATGTAGCGATGAGCGAAGACCTTGGTGGGACCTTTGCGCGCCGCGTGCTGTTCAAGCCGCATTCGGGCCGCGCCTTCGTCAAGCGACTGGATAGCGACGTGGGTGCCAATGTGGCGCGCGAGGAAGTCGCCTTTGCTTCGCGCCGCGTCGTGGTGCCAGCGCCGGTGGACGATATCGAACTGTTCTAG
- a CDS encoding methyl-accepting chemotaxis protein codes for MPITRLAIISALPWLGALALAAGLLPILGGGAAWLVCLSLLMIVALGVALLLAARRARMEARVLARLALTVGLTERADEAVTIDGIIARMSRRLEKTHQLKSAIGALHLPALVVDGEGHIITASIGVTRLAIGAVEGATLDALFGAGYLRAGGGAPDEALVVLGGARFTMVKRSLGGGWSLLELKPTGMYIEEDDLDAFSAALSGGQTGFRFEAKAVAAQPVLAALNKGLAALDDGLRQLEAVAAGSGELPDALTGPLGDLAVRLNDYTRALAERADDERGLRESLEKKLATVGGLLESFEQRAASFKAIGGENAGDMSATGKALADGGGRLRQVRIIGHAVQDLTSELDMAARRTQALVGDIDTMTGEVDKMVQAIEDVSFRTNLLALNAAVEAARAGEKGAGFAVVADEVRQLAQITNRSAKDIRMVVQRGRAQSETGKIEAQSLQKMIAGLGGHLRNLSNETDTVVSTLDEGEAALKRLTGRMASFGETPAQTSAAISRRRA; via the coding sequence ATGCCCATTACGCGTCTCGCGATCATCTCAGCCCTACCCTGGCTTGGCGCCCTGGCGCTGGCTGCAGGACTGTTGCCGATTCTGGGGGGCGGTGCAGCCTGGCTGGTGTGTCTGTCGCTATTGATGATTGTCGCGCTCGGCGTCGCCCTGCTGCTGGCGGCTCGTAGGGCCAGGATGGAGGCCCGAGTCCTCGCCCGGCTGGCTCTGACCGTCGGTCTCACCGAACGGGCCGATGAGGCTGTCACCATCGATGGAATCATCGCGCGGATGAGCCGGCGGCTGGAAAAGACCCATCAGCTCAAGAGTGCTATCGGGGCCCTGCACCTGCCGGCGCTTGTGGTGGATGGTGAAGGTCATATCATCACGGCCAGTATCGGCGTGACCCGCCTCGCCATCGGCGCGGTTGAAGGAGCGACGCTCGACGCGCTGTTTGGCGCCGGCTATCTGCGGGCAGGCGGCGGTGCACCCGATGAGGCGCTGGTCGTACTTGGAGGCGCGCGGTTCACCATGGTCAAGCGCAGCCTCGGCGGGGGCTGGAGCCTGCTCGAACTCAAGCCGACCGGAATGTATATCGAGGAAGACGATCTCGATGCCTTCTCGGCAGCATTGTCGGGCGGGCAGACCGGTTTCCGCTTCGAAGCCAAGGCTGTTGCGGCGCAGCCGGTGCTGGCCGCGCTCAACAAGGGACTCGCTGCGCTGGACGACGGCCTGCGGCAACTCGAAGCGGTGGCGGCGGGCAGCGGCGAACTGCCCGATGCGTTGACCGGTCCGCTTGGCGACCTTGCCGTGCGGCTGAACGATTATACGCGGGCGCTGGCGGAACGAGCCGATGACGAACGAGGCTTGCGCGAAAGTCTTGAGAAGAAGCTCGCAACGGTGGGTGGCCTGCTCGAGAGCTTCGAACAGCGTGCGGCGAGCTTCAAGGCGATCGGTGGCGAGAACGCCGGTGACATGTCGGCGACCGGCAAGGCGTTGGCCGACGGCGGCGGGCGGTTGCGACAGGTGCGGATCATCGGTCACGCCGTGCAGGACCTGACCAGCGAACTCGACATGGCGGCGCGGCGCACCCAGGCCCTTGTCGGCGATATCGACACGATGACCGGCGAAGTCGACAAGATGGTGCAGGCCATCGAGGATGTGTCCTTCCGCACCAACCTCCTGGCGCTCAATGCGGCCGTCGAGGCGGCGCGGGCAGGGGAGAAGGGCGCAGGCTTTGCCGTGGTTGCCGACGAAGTGCGGCAATTGGCGCAAATCACCAATCGCTCGGCCAAAGACATTCGCATGGTTGTGCAGCGCGGGCGGGCGCAGTCGGAGACTGGCAAAATAGAAGCACAGTCGCTGCAAAAAATGATCGCCGGTCTGGGCGGGCATTTACGCAATCTAAGCAATGAAACCGATACGGTTGTTTCGACACTGGACGAAGGTGAAGCGGCTCTGAAGCGTCTCACCGGACGAATGGCGTCGTTTGGCGAAACCCCGGCGCAGACTTCTGCCGCCATTTCGCGGCGACGTGCCTGA
- a CDS encoding protein-glutamate O-methyltransferase CheR has product MDQGEISLSNREFERIKGRVYSVAGISLSDAKRTLVVSRLSKIVRALRLPSFDAYIDYLERNGSANDGQDFVNALTTNLTRFYREDHHFDHLRTHVGNLMSERPRGQRLRIWSAGCSTGQEPYTIGMDLLAAFPELKRWDFKILATDIDTAVIAKASTGSYPENELNGLSSERARRLEKGGDGTIRVPAPVRELVSFKPLNLIGPNWPMKGPFDAIFCRNVAIYFDKPTQGEVFSRLGKLLAPEGYLYIGHSENLGAGGEGFRLVGKTIYQSKLKLNKREAA; this is encoded by the coding sequence ATGGATCAGGGAGAAATCTCCCTCAGCAATCGCGAATTCGAGCGGATCAAGGGCCGGGTCTATTCAGTGGCCGGCATCTCGCTCAGCGATGCAAAGCGGACACTGGTCGTATCGCGACTGAGCAAGATCGTGCGGGCACTGCGCTTGCCGAGCTTTGATGCCTATATCGACTATCTCGAACGCAATGGCAGCGCCAATGACGGGCAGGATTTCGTCAATGCGCTGACGACAAATCTCACGCGCTTCTACCGCGAAGACCACCATTTCGATCATCTTCGGACCCATGTCGGCAATCTGATGAGCGAGAGGCCACGCGGCCAACGCTTGCGCATCTGGTCGGCCGGATGCTCGACAGGGCAGGAGCCCTACACGATCGGCATGGACCTGCTGGCCGCGTTCCCCGAGCTCAAGCGCTGGGATTTCAAGATCCTGGCGACAGACATCGACACGGCGGTGATCGCCAAGGCGTCAACGGGCAGCTATCCCGAAAACGAACTCAATGGCCTCAGTTCCGAACGGGCGCGGCGACTGGAAAAGGGCGGTGACGGCACGATCCGTGTCCCCGCTCCCGTGCGCGAACTGGTGTCGTTCAAGCCGCTCAATCTCATCGGACCGAACTGGCCGATGAAGGGGCCGTTCGACGCCATCTTCTGCCGCAACGTCGCAATCTATTTCGACAAGCCGACGCAGGGCGAAGTGTTCAGCCGGCTGGGCAAGCTGCTCGCGCCGGAAGGGTATCTCTATATCGGCCATTCCGAGAATCTCGGCGCAGGCGGTGAAGGTTTCCGCCTCGTCGGCAAGACGATCTATCAATCCAAACTGAAATTGAACAAACGAGAAGCGGCATGA
- a CDS encoding chemotaxis response regulator protein-glutamate methylesterase has protein sequence MSIKVLVVDDSALIREVLSRMLARDGDIVVVGTAVDPMDAREKIKALNPDVVTLDIEMPNMNGLQFLDKLMRLRPTPVVMVSTLTKKGASETLLALELGAVDFVAKPSAEFDGGLDAFGANLRDKIRAAAKSDVRGHAVGRAEAPKVAVKTAAAPTGALIAIGASTGGVEAIRTVLSLMPIDCPPIVIAQHMPPGFTARFAARLDEVCGLTVVEAEDRMVLQPGHAYVAKGDYHLRVEKTSGQLKTRLTHDELESGHRPSVDVLFASVAKSVGAMAVGAILTGMGRDGARGLKMMRDAGAYTIGQSQASALVYGMPRVAFEEGAVIEQAPIDAIAGRLAAALVRLKSAA, from the coding sequence ATGAGCATCAAGGTCCTGGTCGTCGACGATTCGGCGCTGATCCGTGAAGTGCTGTCGCGCATGCTGGCACGGGATGGGGATATTGTGGTGGTTGGTACCGCCGTTGATCCCATGGATGCGCGCGAGAAGATCAAGGCGCTCAATCCCGATGTGGTGACGCTCGACATCGAAATGCCCAATATGAACGGGCTGCAATTCCTCGATAAACTGATGCGCCTGCGGCCAACGCCAGTGGTCATGGTGTCGACGCTGACCAAGAAGGGTGCGAGCGAAACGCTGCTGGCGCTGGAGCTGGGCGCGGTGGATTTCGTGGCCAAGCCGAGCGCGGAATTTGACGGCGGGCTCGACGCGTTCGGCGCCAACCTGCGCGACAAGATCCGTGCTGCAGCCAAGTCCGACGTGCGCGGCCATGCCGTGGGCCGGGCGGAAGCGCCAAAGGTCGCGGTCAAGACCGCGGCAGCGCCGACCGGAGCGCTGATCGCCATCGGTGCCTCGACGGGTGGCGTTGAAGCGATCCGGACAGTGCTCAGCCTGATGCCAATCGACTGCCCGCCGATCGTCATTGCCCAGCATATGCCGCCCGGCTTTACCGCCCGCTTTGCCGCGCGCCTTGATGAGGTCTGCGGTCTGACCGTGGTCGAGGCCGAGGACCGCATGGTGCTGCAGCCGGGCCATGCCTATGTGGCCAAGGGCGACTATCACCTGCGCGTGGAGAAGACCTCAGGCCAGCTCAAGACGCGGCTGACGCACGACGAGCTGGAAAGCGGACATCGTCCGAGCGTTGATGTGCTGTTTGCATCGGTCGCCAAGTCGGTGGGCGCCATGGCTGTCGGGGCGATCCTGACCGGCATGGGCCGGGACGGAGCGCGCGGGCTCAAGATGATGCGCGATGCCGGTGCTTATACGATTGGCCAGAGCCAGGCCTCGGCGCTGGTCTATGGCATGCCGCGCGTAGCCTTCGAGGAAGGGGCGGTAATCGAGCAGGCGCCAATCGATGCGATTGCCGGCCGGCTGGCCGCGGCGCTGGTGCGCCTCAAGTCAGCTGCCTAG
- a CDS encoding response regulator, whose amino-acid sequence MPKASALSVLVVDDQQSMRGICKYILTQLGFKDIIEAKSGRDALGKLEKANVDLIISDWNMEDIDGLTLLKVIRKHPRTQAMPFIMATGRSDKEQVKEAISFGVNNYIIKPFDASTMKKRIEAVIGALS is encoded by the coding sequence ATGCCAAAAGCCAGCGCACTCAGTGTTCTCGTGGTCGATGACCAGCAGTCCATGCGGGGCATCTGCAAATACATCCTGACCCAGCTTGGTTTCAAGGACATCATCGAAGCCAAGAGCGGCCGTGATGCTTTGGGCAAGCTCGAGAAGGCCAATGTCGATCTGATCATTTCCGACTGGAACATGGAAGATATCGACGGGCTGACCCTGCTCAAGGTGATCCGCAAGCATCCGCGCACCCAGGCGATGCCCTTCATCATGGCGACCGGCCGCTCGGACAAGGAGCAGGTCAAGGAAGCGATTTCCTTTGGCGTCAATAATTACATCATCAAGCCCTTCGACGCTTCAACCATGAAGAAGCGCATCGAGGCCGTGATCGGCGCCCTCAGCTAG